A genomic segment from Flavobacterium inviolabile encodes:
- a CDS encoding vitamin K epoxide reductase family protein, whose translation MHSFLNLINDFLNKNLHFLDKEDLNLQLLSHEDYPSFRSVSDTFDYFGIENLVANVPVDALEQLPEYFMALINVDKKDVIVSIHKTKSHIKCKSADGKKSAYSYPDFKKIWPGTIIAVEKNEKPESKRETSTLLAFGCALVLSLLLFAFPFSLPVTALGVLSALGIFLSVLIIKEELGIHDNLSSRICSSLNEKGSCSKIITSSVQFLGVISLSNATAVFFISQFLILLFAGFDSIFFTALLLSSIPVLLFSLYSQAFILKQWCALCLGIVLILLAEIATVFSNIAPFEINSSYILKALLIITLTYLGVFYTKALLTKSIALKKTKIDFLKFKRNQGLFSTLLHKKQLEKNNSIPQEYILSFGSKNPVLTINAVTNPLCGYCTDAFKAYYNLLEKHGNDIQINFVLSVPFERTDNVATKIAASFSEAYSGNKDTALSILKEWFDEKDIPQWENRSVPVHQHTLDLLTAHRTWCDNHSIHYTPATFINGYHYPAEYTLQEFSLFAEQMIEQLREDTVLVYQN comes from the coding sequence ATGCACTCTTTTTTAAATCTTATAAATGATTTCCTAAATAAAAATCTGCATTTCTTAGACAAAGAGGATTTAAACCTTCAGTTGTTATCCCATGAAGATTATCCGAGTTTTCGTTCGGTTTCCGACACTTTCGACTATTTCGGAATAGAAAATCTGGTAGCCAATGTGCCGGTGGATGCTTTGGAACAGTTACCGGAATATTTTATGGCTTTAATCAACGTGGACAAAAAAGACGTTATTGTTTCCATTCACAAGACCAAAAGCCATATTAAATGCAAAAGTGCCGACGGTAAAAAATCGGCCTACAGTTATCCCGATTTTAAAAAGATCTGGCCCGGAACGATAATCGCTGTTGAAAAAAACGAAAAACCGGAATCCAAAAGAGAAACGTCTACACTTCTTGCCTTCGGCTGTGCGCTGGTGTTGTCCTTATTATTATTTGCCTTTCCGTTTTCCTTACCGGTTACAGCATTAGGGGTACTTTCTGCTTTAGGTATTTTTTTAAGCGTCCTTATTATTAAGGAAGAACTCGGAATTCACGATAACCTGTCTTCCAGAATATGCAGTTCCCTTAACGAGAAAGGAAGCTGTTCCAAGATCATTACCTCATCGGTACAATTTTTAGGGGTGATTTCACTGAGTAATGCCACAGCGGTTTTCTTTATTTCACAATTCCTCATATTGCTTTTTGCCGGTTTTGACAGTATCTTTTTTACGGCACTTTTACTTTCCTCCATACCGGTATTGCTTTTTTCGCTATACAGTCAGGCGTTTATTCTAAAACAATGGTGTGCTTTGTGCCTGGGTATTGTTTTAATATTACTGGCCGAAATTGCAACCGTTTTTAGCAACATCGCTCCTTTTGAGATTAATAGCAGCTATATTCTTAAAGCACTCCTTATTATAACACTTACCTATTTAGGGGTCTTTTATACCAAAGCGCTTTTAACCAAAAGTATTGCACTTAAGAAAACAAAAATCGATTTCCTGAAATTCAAACGAAATCAGGGTTTATTTTCCACTTTACTCCACAAGAAACAACTGGAAAAGAACAACAGTATTCCGCAGGAGTATATTTTAAGTTTTGGGTCAAAAAACCCGGTATTAACCATAAACGCCGTTACCAATCCGCTTTGCGGCTATTGTACGGATGCCTTTAAGGCATATTACAATCTTTTGGAAAAACACGGAAACGATATTCAGATCAATTTTGTTCTCAGTGTTCCGTTTGAACGAACGGATAATGTCGCGACAAAAATCGCAGCCAGTTTTTCGGAAGCCTATTCCGGTAATAAAGACACCGCACTCTCCATTTTAAAAGAATGGTTTGATGAAAAAGATATTCCGCAATGGGAGAACAGATCTGTACCGGTTCATCAGCACACACTGGATTTACTGACCGCGCATCGAACCTGGTGTGACAACCACAGTATTCATTATACACCGGCAACTTTTATAAACGGCTACCATTATCCTGCCGAATATACCTTACAGGAGTTTTCTTTATTTGCCGAGCAAATGATCGAACAGCTTCGTGAAGACACGGTTTTGGTTTATCAGAATTAA
- a CDS encoding ATP-grasp domain-containing protein, with the protein MVMILSSPDDFSTNDVIDWLRYYNISFLRISINDIIKYKSVSISDFEFNIEFMVNENSYYLYDFTAFWYRRSHYNIFINKIVGNNKIIKQINKHLQVETNEIHKLFTNYIREKSINNYNDISINKLEVLKLATTIGLKIPDTLITTKRIAVSHFMRKHSKIITKNFSQGIFIYNKNKSFNSITNIVTKEIFDILPEEFSYSLFQEHISKIFELRIFYLMGTFYSSAIFSQNDPKTSVDFRNYNKDKPNRTPPYISKWKGDKDYKSLEKIGVISNKTGFSIDLKKVKKINTDIWMNI; encoded by the coding sequence ATGGTAATGATTTTAAGTTCTCCCGATGATTTTTCAACTAATGATGTAATTGACTGGTTAAGGTATTATAACATCTCTTTCTTACGAATCTCGATTAATGACATTATTAAATATAAATCGGTCTCTATTAGTGATTTTGAGTTTAATATAGAGTTTATGGTTAATGAAAATAGCTACTATCTATACGATTTCACTGCTTTCTGGTATAGAAGAAGTCATTACAATATTTTCATCAATAAAATTGTTGGAAACAATAAAATCATTAAACAGATTAACAAACACTTACAAGTTGAAACAAATGAAATTCACAAACTCTTTACTAATTATATTCGAGAAAAATCAATCAATAATTACAATGACATATCCATAAACAAATTAGAAGTTTTGAAATTAGCGACTACTATTGGTTTAAAAATTCCTGATACCCTAATAACCACTAAAAGAATTGCGGTTTCCCATTTTATGAGAAAACATTCAAAAATTATTACTAAAAATTTTTCTCAAGGAATTTTCATTTATAATAAAAACAAATCTTTTAATTCAATAACGAATATTGTTACCAAAGAAATATTCGACATATTACCAGAAGAATTTTCCTATAGCCTATTTCAGGAGCATATTAGTAAAATATTTGAATTAAGGATTTTCTACTTAATGGGTACCTTTTATTCAAGTGCAATATTTTCTCAAAATGACCCTAAAACATCAGTAGATTTCAGAAACTATAACAAGGACAAACCGAACAGAACACCTCCGTATATATCCAAATGGAAAGGTGATAAAGATTACAAATCATTAGAAAAAATTGGGGTAATCAGTAATAAGACTGGTTTTTCAATAGATCTAAAAAAAGTAAAAAAAATAAATACCGATATATGGATGAATATCTAA
- the gwsG gene encoding grasp-with-spasm system ATP-grasp peptide maturase: MKQILIQSERDDYSTDDVLSWLYYLDRNLIVNTLFDSYPINSLSLEMSNKNKLSITVNALNLDQQNCFWYRRGQLTTPFKDTGNYSNIQSKVHKETMQPIREFLESNSTTNTINRFKDNFVNKLDMLYLALSLNIKIPNTLITEKSTELFEFVSNNITVITKPIKNPFINFIHGNFTVKFSTHSKLITIEDIPKNTSYFMPSFFQKYIDKKYEIRSFYLDGVFKSMAIFSQENEKTKIDFRNYDYIRPNRCIPYKLPDNLEKKLHKLMKKLNLNCGSFDIICTPKNEYYFLEVNPIGQFQWLSRHCNYYIERLIAKKILIDG, translated from the coding sequence ATGAAACAAATTTTAATTCAATCAGAGCGTGACGATTATAGTACAGATGATGTACTATCCTGGCTGTATTATCTTGATCGCAATTTAATAGTCAATACCCTTTTCGACAGTTACCCCATCAATTCACTGAGCCTTGAAATGAGTAATAAAAACAAATTATCCATAACTGTCAATGCCCTAAATCTTGACCAGCAAAACTGTTTTTGGTACAGGAGAGGCCAGTTAACCACCCCTTTTAAAGATACCGGTAATTACTCTAATATTCAAAGTAAAGTTCACAAGGAAACCATGCAGCCAATACGGGAGTTCTTAGAAAGCAACAGTACTACAAATACGATTAATAGATTTAAAGATAATTTTGTAAACAAACTTGATATGCTCTATCTGGCTTTATCATTGAATATTAAAATCCCTAACACTTTAATTACTGAAAAATCAACCGAATTATTCGAATTTGTTTCCAATAATATTACGGTAATTACCAAACCAATAAAAAATCCATTTATAAATTTTATTCACGGAAATTTTACAGTCAAATTTTCAACACATTCGAAATTAATTACCATAGAAGACATCCCTAAGAACACCTCTTATTTTATGCCTTCATTTTTTCAAAAATATATTGATAAAAAATATGAAATCCGATCCTTTTATCTTGACGGAGTTTTTAAAAGCATGGCGATATTCAGCCAGGAAAATGAAAAAACAAAAATTGATTTCAGAAACTACGATTATATCCGCCCCAACAGATGTATTCCCTATAAATTACCCGACAATTTAGAAAAGAAACTTCATAAGCTAATGAAAAAATTGAACCTGAATTGCGGCTCATTTGACATTATATGCACTCCAAAAAACGAGTATTATTTTCTGGAAGTCAATCCAATTGGACAATTTCAATGGCTAAGCAGACATTGTAATTATTACATAGAACGTTTAATTGCTAAAAAAATACTTATTGATGGATAA
- the gwsS gene encoding grasp-with-spasm system SPASM domain peptide maturase, whose product MKKDYIKLFTDCQIVMGKNRAIICDLQRIKYVFIPISLASLFNRQGILDLRTIRSKLDNDNFAIFKDYLKLLQFHEFIFDCTKNEAARFPALSLEFDYPATISNAILDFDKNSRHDLKAIINTFFIPANCRYIQIRCFDEVDMLFLDKIIHDINSSFIKAIDLIIKNSNNFSYEKLAKWVFNNKKIRSLTIHSSPENKIIQNENYGFSVVVAIKQKITSENHCGIIHHSTFSINIETFTESQKNNTCLNRKLAIDKEGNIKNCPSMNDSFGNVKNTSLKKVFSNPDFKKYWQINKDSIDVCKDCEFRHICTDCRAYIENPENPFSKPLKCGYNPYTNEWSEWSSNLLKQKAIHYYGL is encoded by the coding sequence ATGAAAAAGGACTATATAAAACTGTTTACGGACTGTCAGATTGTAATGGGGAAAAACAGGGCAATTATTTGTGACCTTCAAAGAATCAAATATGTATTTATCCCAATCAGTCTGGCTTCTTTATTCAACCGGCAGGGAATACTCGATTTGAGAACGATAAGGAGTAAGCTTGATAACGATAATTTCGCGATTTTTAAAGACTATTTAAAACTATTACAGTTTCATGAATTTATATTTGATTGTACTAAAAATGAAGCAGCCCGTTTTCCAGCATTAAGTCTTGAATTCGATTATCCGGCTACGATTTCAAACGCAATATTGGATTTCGATAAAAACTCCCGACATGATTTAAAAGCAATAATCAATACTTTTTTTATCCCTGCAAATTGCAGATATATCCAAATACGTTGTTTTGATGAAGTAGACATGCTCTTTTTAGACAAAATCATCCATGACATCAATAGTAGTTTTATCAAAGCAATCGATTTAATCATCAAAAATTCTAATAATTTCTCTTATGAGAAACTCGCTAAATGGGTTTTCAATAATAAAAAAATAAGGAGTCTAACTATTCATTCATCACCTGAAAATAAAATCATACAAAACGAAAACTACGGCTTTAGTGTTGTAGTGGCCATCAAACAAAAAATCACATCCGAAAACCACTGTGGAATAATTCATCATAGTACTTTCAGTATAAACATCGAAACCTTTACCGAATCCCAAAAAAACAATACCTGTCTGAATCGGAAATTAGCTATTGACAAAGAGGGTAATATAAAAAACTGCCCGTCCATGAACGATAGTTTCGGAAACGTTAAAAATACATCTTTGAAAAAAGTATTCAGTAACCCTGATTTTAAAAAATACTGGCAAATCAATAAGGATAGTATCGATGTATGCAAAGACTGTGAGTTTCGTCACATTTGTACCGATTGCCGTGCTTATATTGAAAATCCTGAAAATCCTTTTTCAAAACCGTTAAAATGCGGATACAATCCCTATACAAATGAATGGTCAGAATGGAGTTCCAATCTATTAAAGCAAAAAGCGATACATTATTACGGCTTATAA
- a CDS encoding peptidase domain-containing ABC transporter, with protein MSQFPFYKQADSKDCGPTCLKIIAKYYKKVINIQELRTLAETTREGSNLLSLSDAGERIGFRTLGVKISLERLQEVPLPCILHWNNNHYVVLYKVKKNKLYVSDPAHGLLEYDNEEFLKFWIGNNATPSTEEGIALLIEPTPKFYNTEFDTNDSNSAFGFGLLSRYVLRYKSFLLQLIIGLLAGSILQLIFPFMTQSVVDVGIQNQNIHFIYLLLIAQLFLFFGKTALEFIRSWILLHLSTRINISLISDFFIKLMNLPISFFDVRMTGDIMQRISDHHRIERILTTSSLSVLFSFINMLIMGAVLAYYNLTIFMVFFVGSFFYFGWVILFLKRREALDYKRFSEVSQEQSKVIELINGMQEIKLHNAEKQKRWGWEYIQARLFKVSMKSLVLEQTQSIGSNFINELKNILIIFLSAKLVIDGQITLGMMMAISSIVGNLNGPIVQLIGFIREAQDAKISLARLSEIHDKEDESQDEDEKTHDFPKDETLSIKNVSFRYTGSDLPVLEDVTLTIPAKKVTAIVGVSGSGKTTLMKILLKFYEPNSGEILLGRTNLKNMSQKTWRAHIGAVMQEGYIFNDTIANNIALGADKVDKAKLLYATDVANIRDFIDELPLGFNTKIGMEGIGMSTGQKQRLLIARSVYKNPEMLFFDEATSALDANNEKVIMEKLDVFFKDKTVVVIAHRLSTVMNADQIVVLDKGRIIEVGTHEELVSLKGNYFELVRNQLHLGS; from the coding sequence ATGTCGCAATTCCCATTCTACAAACAAGCCGATTCCAAAGACTGTGGTCCCACGTGTCTTAAAATAATTGCCAAGTATTACAAGAAAGTCATCAACATTCAGGAATTAAGAACATTAGCGGAAACAACCCGTGAAGGAAGTAATCTTTTGTCGCTGAGTGATGCGGGAGAAAGAATCGGATTTCGCACCTTAGGGGTTAAAATTTCACTGGAGCGCCTGCAGGAAGTTCCGCTTCCCTGTATCCTGCACTGGAATAACAACCATTATGTTGTACTGTATAAAGTCAAAAAAAACAAACTTTATGTTTCCGATCCGGCACACGGTTTATTAGAATATGACAACGAAGAGTTTTTAAAATTCTGGATCGGCAATAATGCAACACCTTCAACAGAAGAAGGGATTGCGCTGTTAATCGAACCGACTCCTAAGTTTTACAATACCGAATTTGACACCAACGACAGCAACAGCGCTTTTGGCTTTGGCTTATTGTCGCGTTATGTCCTTCGCTATAAATCCTTTTTATTACAGCTGATTATCGGATTACTGGCTGGCAGTATCCTGCAGCTGATTTTTCCTTTTATGACACAAAGTGTCGTGGACGTTGGTATTCAGAACCAGAACATCCACTTCATTTACCTGTTATTAATCGCGCAGCTCTTTCTGTTCTTCGGAAAAACTGCCCTGGAATTTATCCGAAGCTGGATCTTGCTCCATTTATCGACACGTATTAATATCTCTTTAATATCCGACTTTTTCATCAAGCTGATGAATCTGCCGATCTCCTTTTTCGATGTCCGGATGACCGGAGACATCATGCAGCGAATCAGCGACCATCACCGGATTGAACGAATACTGACCACCTCCTCTTTGAGTGTGTTATTTTCGTTTATCAACATGCTTATCATGGGTGCCGTTCTGGCCTATTATAACCTGACAATCTTTATGGTATTCTTTGTCGGCAGTTTTTTCTATTTCGGCTGGGTTATCCTATTCCTGAAAAGACGTGAGGCATTGGACTACAAACGCTTTTCGGAAGTGAGCCAGGAACAAAGTAAAGTAATTGAGCTGATCAACGGGATGCAGGAAATCAAACTGCACAATGCCGAAAAGCAAAAACGCTGGGGCTGGGAATACATACAGGCACGTTTGTTTAAAGTTTCAATGAAAAGCCTGGTGCTGGAACAAACGCAGAGTATCGGTTCCAATTTTATCAACGAATTAAAAAACATCCTGATTATCTTTTTGTCGGCTAAATTAGTTATCGACGGACAGATCACTCTGGGGATGATGATGGCAATAAGTTCTATTGTAGGAAACCTTAACGGACCGATCGTACAGCTGATCGGATTCATCCGGGAAGCGCAGGATGCCAAAATATCGCTGGCGCGTTTATCGGAAATCCATGACAAGGAAGACGAATCGCAGGATGAAGACGAAAAAACACATGACTTCCCGAAAGACGAAACCCTTTCCATTAAAAACGTGTCGTTCCGATATACCGGTTCCGACCTGCCGGTACTGGAAGATGTCACCTTAACCATTCCGGCTAAAAAAGTAACGGCCATTGTAGGGGTCAGCGGAAGTGGTAAAACAACCTTAATGAAAATACTGCTGAAATTCTACGAGCCAAACAGCGGTGAAATATTACTGGGCAGAACCAACCTGAAAAACATGTCACAAAAAACATGGCGGGCACATATTGGCGCGGTAATGCAGGAAGGTTATATTTTCAATGACACTATTGCCAATAACATTGCTTTGGGGGCGGACAAGGTCGACAAGGCAAAATTATTATACGCAACCGATGTTGCCAATATCAGGGATTTTATTGACGAACTTCCTTTGGGTTTCAATACTAAAATCGGGATGGAAGGTATCGGAATGAGTACCGGGCAAAAACAACGTCTGTTAATCGCCCGTTCCGTATATAAAAATCCGGAAATGCTCTTTTTTGACGAGGCGACTTCGGCATTGGATGCCAATAACGAAAAAGTAATCATGGAAAAACTGGATGTGTTTTTTAAAGATAAAACGGTAGTGGTTATTGCCCACCGTTTGAGTACCGTTATGAACGCCGACCAGATTGTCGTTTTAGACAAAGGCCGGATCATCGAAGTGGGAACCCATGAAGAATTAGTCAGCTTAAAAGGCAATTATTTTGAACTGGTAAGAAACCAGCTTCATTTAGGGTCATAA
- a CDS encoding HlyD family secretion protein, with translation MPQKKRTDLELRSEEVQEILSEVPHWMIRWGNIVILTIIVLLIILAWFIRYPDIITTEIAITTQTPPEKLIARSTGKIEKIFIENRKMVKQHTPLAVIENTANYKDVFLLKSITDSLKMNNSFSFPFEKLTALQLGDISSVFAIFEKDYATYELNKDLQPYRVEDTAQRFESVQLKERMELLTQQVSIAQTELQLKKKELERYKRLYENGVIASQEWETKNIDYLQNEKNIKSLNSQISQIHSSLNELNRSNKTTKINETKDQITFFRNMAQSYNQLKKAISDWELAYVLRASIPGEVSYLQIWKENQTITTGDNVFTVIPDSKSRYIGKVKARTTNSGKLRINQNVNIRLLNYPDREFGIVKGKVKSISLTPDKEGFLLIDVSLPKGLETSYKKKIIFQQEMSGTADIITEDLRLLERLLYQFRDIFKRS, from the coding sequence ATGCCTCAAAAAAAGAGAACCGATTTAGAATTAAGAAGCGAAGAAGTACAGGAAATACTGTCTGAAGTACCACATTGGATGATCCGATGGGGAAATATCGTTATACTTACTATTATTGTATTGTTAATCATACTGGCATGGTTTATCCGTTATCCGGACATTATTACAACAGAAATCGCGATAACCACCCAAACACCGCCTGAAAAACTGATTGCCCGTTCTACCGGTAAAATTGAAAAGATATTCATTGAAAACCGCAAAATGGTCAAACAGCATACGCCTTTGGCAGTTATTGAAAACACTGCAAATTATAAGGACGTATTCCTTTTAAAAAGCATCACGGATTCCCTGAAGATGAACAACAGCTTTAGCTTTCCGTTCGAAAAATTAACCGCCCTGCAGTTGGGTGACATTTCCAGCGTGTTTGCCATATTCGAAAAAGACTATGCCACCTACGAACTGAACAAAGACTTACAGCCTTACCGTGTGGAAGACACTGCCCAGCGATTTGAATCGGTGCAGCTAAAAGAACGCATGGAACTTTTAACCCAGCAGGTTTCTATTGCCCAAACCGAATTGCAGCTGAAGAAAAAAGAACTGGAACGCTACAAACGTTTGTACGAAAATGGCGTTATTGCCTCACAGGAATGGGAAACCAAAAACATTGATTACCTTCAGAATGAGAAAAACATCAAAAGCCTGAATTCCCAGATTTCCCAGATTCATTCCTCCTTAAATGAATTGAACCGAAGCAACAAAACAACCAAAATAAACGAAACAAAAGACCAGATCACCTTCTTTAGAAACATGGCACAATCGTACAATCAGCTGAAAAAAGCGATTAGCGACTGGGAACTGGCCTATGTGCTTCGTGCTTCCATTCCGGGAGAAGTGTCCTATTTACAGATCTGGAAAGAGAACCAGACCATCACAACCGGCGACAATGTTTTTACCGTTATCCCGGATTCCAAATCCCGCTATATCGGAAAAGTAAAAGCCAGAACAACCAATTCCGGTAAACTGAGAATCAACCAGAACGTGAACATCCGCCTGTTAAACTATCCGGACCGCGAATTCGGGATTGTAAAAGGAAAAGTAAAATCCATTTCCTTAACGCCGGACAAAGAAGGTTTCCTTTTAATTGATGTCTCGCTACCAAAAGGACTGGAAACATCCTATAAAAAGAAGATCATCTTCCAGCAGGAAATGAGCGGAACGGCAGATATTATCACGGAAGATCTACGATTACTGGAACGATTGCTGTACCAGTTCCGGGACATCTTCAAACGTTCCTGA
- the miaB gene encoding tRNA (N6-isopentenyl adenosine(37)-C2)-methylthiotransferase MiaB gives MEKVIEENKQGTSLVLEQKEGNTKKLFIESYGCAMNFSDSEIVASILANEGFNTTQKLEEADLVLVNTCSIRDKAEQTVRKRLEKYNAVKRINPGMKVGVLGCMAERLKSQFLEEEKIVDMVVGPDAYKDLPNLLKEVEEGRDAINVILSKDETYGDISPVRLQSNGVTAFVSITRGCDNMCTFCVVPFTRGRERSREPQSILEEIADLANRGFKEVTLLGQNVDSYLWYGGGLKKDFEKATEMQKATAVDFAQLLDMCATAHPKMRFRFSTSNPQDMHEEVLHVIAKHYNICNYIHLPVQSGSTRILKEMNRQHTREEYMALVDKIKTILPGCSISQDLISGFPTETEDDHKDTLSLMRYVQYDFGYMFSYSERPGTLAARKMEDDVPEEVKKRRLQEIVDLQQELSYERTSRFLDQTVEVLIEKPSKKSDAHWSGRNPENTVVVFPKEHYKVGDFVMVKINSCTTATLIGEPVGYSEMN, from the coding sequence ATGGAAAAGGTTATTGAAGAAAACAAGCAAGGTACCAGTCTTGTTTTAGAACAAAAAGAAGGAAATACAAAAAAGCTCTTTATCGAAAGTTACGGTTGTGCGATGAATTTTTCCGATAGCGAAATTGTCGCGTCAATTTTAGCTAACGAAGGATTTAATACGACCCAGAAACTGGAAGAAGCCGATTTGGTTTTGGTAAACACTTGTTCGATTAGAGATAAAGCAGAACAGACTGTTCGTAAACGTCTGGAAAAATACAATGCCGTAAAAAGGATTAATCCGGGAATGAAAGTGGGTGTTTTGGGCTGCATGGCCGAACGTCTGAAAAGTCAGTTCCTGGAAGAAGAAAAAATCGTTGATATGGTTGTTGGTCCGGATGCCTATAAAGATCTGCCAAACCTTTTAAAAGAAGTCGAAGAAGGCCGTGACGCCATCAATGTAATCTTATCCAAAGATGAGACCTACGGCGACATCTCCCCTGTTCGTCTGCAAAGCAACGGGGTAACCGCTTTTGTTTCCATTACCAGAGGATGCGACAACATGTGTACCTTCTGTGTCGTTCCGTTTACCCGTGGCCGCGAACGCAGCCGTGAACCGCAAAGTATATTAGAAGAAATAGCCGACCTGGCAAACCGCGGCTTTAAAGAAGTAACACTTTTAGGTCAAAACGTTGACAGCTATTTATGGTATGGCGGCGGATTGAAAAAAGATTTCGAAAAAGCAACCGAAATGCAAAAGGCAACCGCTGTAGATTTTGCACAGTTGCTGGACATGTGTGCTACGGCGCATCCGAAAATGCGTTTCCGCTTCTCAACGTCCAATCCTCAGGATATGCACGAAGAAGTACTGCACGTAATTGCCAAGCATTACAACATCTGTAACTATATTCACCTTCCGGTACAATCGGGAAGCACCCGAATCCTGAAAGAAATGAACCGCCAGCATACCCGTGAGGAGTATATGGCTTTAGTTGATAAAATTAAAACAATCCTTCCGGGTTGTTCCATATCGCAGGATCTTATTTCCGGTTTCCCTACAGAAACGGAAGACGATCACAAAGATACCCTGAGCCTGATGCGCTATGTACAATACGACTTCGGCTATATGTTTTCCTATTCGGAAAGACCGGGAACCCTTGCTGCCAGAAAAATGGAAGACGATGTTCCGGAAGAAGTTAAAAAACGCCGTTTACAGGAAATTGTTGATTTACAACAGGAATTAAGCTACGAGAGAACTTCCCGATTCTTAGATCAGACCGTGGAAGTATTAATCGAAAAGCCTTCCAAGAAATCCGATGCCCATTGGTCCGGAAGAAACCCGGAAAATACCGTGGTGGTTTTCCCTAAAGAGCATTATAAAGTAGGTGATTTCGTTATGGTTAAAATCAACAGCTGTACTACAGCCACACTAATTGGCGAGCCGGTAGGTTATTCAGAGATGAATTAA
- a CDS encoding sigma-54 interaction domain-containing protein has translation MESIQAIKQRFEIIGNDPKLNRAIEKAIQVAPTDISVLVTGESGVGKESIPKIIHSLSHRKHGKYIAVNCGAIPEGTIDSELFGHEKGAFTGATSTREGYFEVADGGTIFLDEVGELPLTTQVRLLRVLENGEFIKVGSSQVQKTNVRIVAATNVNMFDAIEKGKFREDLYYRLSTVEIMLPPLRERKEDIHLLFRKFASDFAHKYKMPPLKLDDGAVQWLMKYRWGGNIRQLRNVAEQISVLETSRDISLATLQSYLPMEGNNLPSVIKEKKSESDFSTEREILYKILFDMKSDLNDLKKLTLELMQNGNSNKVQESNKNLIQRIYGSKEEEEIPFESQASLEAIPVPVQNIQEEFDDDDDDQNYLFAETVEEEDSLRLDEKEIELIKKALERNKGKRKAAADELGISERTLYRKIKQFDL, from the coding sequence ATGGAAAGTATTCAAGCCATAAAACAACGATTTGAGATTATCGGAAACGATCCGAAACTCAACCGTGCCATTGAAAAAGCCATTCAGGTTGCCCCGACGGATATATCAGTACTGGTAACCGGAGAAAGTGGTGTTGGTAAAGAAAGTATTCCTAAAATAATCCATTCCCTTTCTCACAGAAAGCATGGAAAATATATTGCCGTAAACTGCGGTGCCATTCCGGAAGGAACCATCGACAGTGAACTTTTCGGTCACGAAAAAGGGGCGTTTACCGGAGCGACTTCAACCCGCGAGGGATATTTTGAAGTAGCCGATGGCGGAACCATTTTTCTGGACGAAGTCGGAGAACTTCCGTTAACCACCCAGGTACGTCTTTTGCGTGTTCTGGAAAACGGAGAATTCATTAAAGTGGGATCTTCCCAGGTACAGAAAACAAATGTCCGTATCGTTGCCGCAACAAACGTAAACATGTTTGATGCCATCGAAAAAGGAAAATTCCGGGAAGATTTATATTACCGTTTAAGCACTGTAGAGATCATGCTGCCGCCTTTGCGGGAACGCAAAGAGGACATTCATCTTCTTTTCAGAAAATTCGCTTCCGATTTTGCCCATAAATACAAAATGCCGCCGTTAAAACTGGACGATGGTGCCGTACAATGGCTTATGAAATACCGCTGGGGCGGTAACATCCGTCAGCTGCGCAACGTAGCCGAGCAGATTTCTGTATTGGAAACATCCCGCGACATTTCGCTGGCAACCTTACAGTCCTATCTGCCAATGGAAGGCAACAACCTGCCTTCGGTAATAAAGGAAAAAAAATCCGAAAGCGATTTCAGTACCGAACGGGAAATCTTGTATAAGATCCTTTTTGACATGAAAAGCGATCTGAATGATTTAAAAAAGCTCACTTTAGAGCTCATGCAAAACGGCAACTCAAACAAAGTACAGGAAAGCAATAAAAACCTGATTCAGCGCATTTACGGCTCCAAAGAAGAGGAAGAAATTCCGTTTGAAAGCCAGGCAAGCCTCGAAGCGATTCCTGTGCCGGTACAAAACATTCAGGAAGAATTTGACGATGACGATGACGACCAGAATTATCTTTTTGCCGAAACCGTTGAAGAAGAAGATTCCCTGCGTTTAGACGAAAAAGAAATCGAACTCATCAAAAAAGCACTGGAACGCAACAAAGGAAAAAGAAAAGCTGCCGCAGACGAATTAGGCATTTCCGAAAGAACCTTATACCGAAAAATAAAACAATTCGATTTGTAA